Within the Trichoderma breve strain T069 chromosome 3, whole genome shotgun sequence genome, the region TTGGTGAGATACTAATGTTGAGTGAGAAGAGAGTTAACTTTGATCTTGTGGGTAGATACTCCATGATATTTGTATACCCAGTGTTGTACTTTGGCTACAAATTCATCCGCAAGACGTCAATCCACAAGCCTGAAGAGGTAGACCTCTTTAAAGATGtggatgagattgaagagtACCAGAGAAACTACATTCCCACCCCTCCAAGGTATGTTTTGCAAGCTTTGCCAATTTTGTAAATGTGATATTGACAAGTGTGGTTCACAGGAACGGGCTGGAAAAGATTGTCAACAAGATTTTTGGTTGAAGAGACAGTGATGGCTGAGGGAGTGAATGTTGCTTGGTTGGTGATGAACTGAGTGGTAATTGCCTCCTGGCAAACAGAAAACTGTATATATTGTAGAATGACGCTTGAATCTACAGATCCCAATATTCTCAATGTTATGTTCCAGTGCTTTGAACCATTCCGAGTAATAACCTCTAACCTCTTAACCGTATTCAGCCCAAGTAAAAGAAGCCCATATCAATCAATATTCCCTGATGATAATGCCATCCCTTAAAAACTAACCCCCTCATCTCTATTCTTATATCCCTCCCCATTCATAAACTTCCTCTCCTGCTGTATAATAGCATCCGGAATCCCAATACCCAGCCCGGTAAAGACAAACAGCGCCCACTTCCAGCGGAACGGGTTAAACGCCACGCAAAACACGAACCACCAGACCAGCTCAAGGTACGTGAAAAAGTCGAATGCCCCGGTTGGGCTAAACTTCTTGAGCGTGCGCGTCATGTCGATCCAGCGCTCCATCCACCACCGACTCGGCCGCGTCAGGGGGTCCAGCAGGAACATGAGGAGAATACGTGTGTAGATGCCAATGTGCCAGTTACCAACGGTGCCAATGGCCTCAACAAAAGTCGAGTTGATAGCTGAGATGGACGGATGCGCAGGGGGGAATGTCTGCAGATACCAATTTGGCGGCCCGTACGGCTCTTCGAAACATTCGTCAGGGAGAATCGCCAGTGAAGGTCTCTTGAAGCCCGTGGCCATGACTACCATGTcggccttgatgagctcTTCGTGGCCGGGGCCGTCTTTGGGCACACCTCGAGAACGACGGTTAACTGTGACTCCGCGGCTGGTGAAGCCGAGGATATCGCCTCGAACCCATTCAGCTTTGCCTTGACGCAGCTTGTCCATGACGTCGGAGTTGACCATTGGAGTGCCCATGAAGATGCCTTTGTCATGAGTAGGAGCCAAGTCTTCGAGATCTCGGTAAAAGAACTTGCGGAGGAGAAATTCGGGgatgaaggaaaagagagtctcttggccaaagatgttgaggctgagcAGTGTGTCTACAATCATGTTTCGTGGGATGATCCATTTGTCTGATCGAGAGAGGATAGAGACCTTGGACGCTCCGGCGGCAAAGGCGAATTCGAGGGCTTCCACGGCTGACGCGCCTCCtccgatgatggcgatgtgctTGTCCTTGGCGTCTTTCCTACAGCGGGCGTTAATATGTAATGCCATTCTCGGGGTTTGTTGCATACGTACCCAGTCAAATCACTAGAGTGGTAAATCTCTCCTTTAAACTTCTCCATGCCTGGGATATGTGGCATCTTGGCATCACCACAAGTTCCGATAGCCGCAATGAGGCCGTCAAAGTGTCCAAGGGAAGGGTCATTGTTGACAAGCCACCGGCCTTGATCGTCCTGCTTGAGGCCCTTGACTTTGACGCCAAACTTTGTCTTTTTATCCAAGTTGTAGTTTTTCCAGACTTGCTCGATTTGGTCGACGATTTGCTTGCGATTGGGATAGCCGCCCTCCCATTTGACGGAGGGATGGAAGCGGTACATGACGGAGTGAATTTGGAGGCCAGATGTGTCATTGACTCTCTGCATAAACCAGCCGGTTAATCAatcgtttttttttcttctcttaatCAGTATCGTAAAAACTCACGCTCCAAATGCCGCCAAGTCGATCCCTCGACCCAGCCTCAAAAATCGTCACGTCAAAGCCATGGCCAACGCAATGAGCAGCCGCCGAAACTCCCGTCAGTCCAGCaccgatgatggcaatcttTGGGCGCGTCAATTGATCGCTTTCCCGAGGCGGATACGGAGCAAGAGCTCTATTAATGATCCATTGCAGCAACTGatagaggaaaagaagcggaTGAAGGAGCGGATTCGCAATAGAATCCGAGCTTTgaggcatgatgatgatggcgggggATTTCACGCAACCACGGTCCAACTTTCAGATTAAAAAAACCATGGAAGTATGATGCTGAAATGATGGGAAATAGAAGAATTGAGGtcttatatatttacttttgCTGTTGATTTATATAATTGAACGCATTGAGCAATCGTGATGGTGACGTCACGGCCGCAATGAGACGCTCCCCACATGGATGAACTCATGGATCCATTTCTGGCATGAGATGATGCGCGATGCGATGCCGCGATTTTGCATGTGATTTTGCGGTTCCATGTTTCTGGGCTAAGCAGGATCAGATCCCTGAAACCGAGGAAAATCAAGCGAAATACTGAGACGTCGTAATAAATCATAGACTCGGCATCTGCACTTTTCACATGCAACTTACATCTCAattccatcaatccatcttAATAttcaccatcaacaacaaaacaccaCCAAAGCAGCATCATGGAGAATCCAGGTATTTCACTTTCTCACCACAaaccctctccctcctctccagtGCTCATAGCTAAACCAATCTTGCAAAATTCTCCAGTCCAAGAAatcgccgccgtcatcaacacCCTCACCAAGGGctcgccgcagcagcagcaagacaCGCTCAACACGTATTTTCTCTCCAACGCCGCCTTCATCCATCCCTTCTGTCGCGTCCCGTCCATCTCAAAGGGTTCCGTTCCGCTGGCTAGGGATCTGGACTCGCGCTGGCTCATCCTGGGAATCTATCGCTGGTATCGCACGCTGAGCCCGAAAATTGAGCTCACCGTCGATTCATCCGGTAAGTTTGCCCCAATCTACTCTTGATCCTGTCGTGAGAATGAGCGGTGTGCCGAATGTCTCGCGCATATTGTCTTCCTCGCCTTCTGCTAACCTGGAGGCCGCACACAGTCTTCGATCAGCGCAACAACACCCTCTACGTCTCCATCCGCCAGACATTTTCCATCTGGTTCGTCCCATTCCACAGCTCATCTGTCAAGCTCCTCTCCGTCCTGCGCCTCACCCAGGGATCCTCGTCTGAGCCGGGACAATTGGCGCCGAAATACCAACCCGACGGTCGAAACTCGTCTGCTCTGGCGGGCCCGGGAcaggagaggctgagatACTACATTGCCAGCCAGGAGGATTTGTACCAGACAAACGACTTTGTGGCCTTTGTTCTGCCGTATCTGGGACCGCTGCTGGTGTTTCTGTGGCAGCTGTATGCCACGGGTGTGACTGTGGTTTGCTCCATCTTGTTTCTACCGCTGTATTATTTCATCAACAGCAGGCAAGCAAAAATTACAAGACAGGAGTAAGAGGGTCTCTGTGGAGTTAgtgatttttttcttttttttttttcttttgcgcGATTGTATAGACGATGGATAAGTAATGTGATGGTGGAGGCCATGAACCGAATTGGGTCTTGAGATGGAATTTGACAAATCAATTGTCTTGTTTAATTCAGAATTTCCTTGTGCGCGCTGTCTGTTTTGAAGACCAGACAAATGAATACATAGCCATAAGCGCTTCTTCATATCACATGAGGGTATATCAGCCACTGCTTGATGTGTACAACATAAAATCCACCATCCTTGCCAGCCATAGCACCAAACATGTACCCTGTAAATCCTTCCAAACTCCAGTAATGTCAACCGTTAAACGCCAGGTAAATGCATCAATGTGTTTGGCCATCTAGGCCATCTTTAGACCTGAATCATTTCTCGCCGCTCTCGTCGCCGGGGTCGCGGGTGGTGGATGTGTCGGAACTCGAAGAAGCACTCAAATCCGCCCCAGACGATGAATATAAATCTCCATATGCTATTTCTCCAGTCAGCGACCGCGATACAGGATGAGGGTGAGTGCCTAGCAATACTCACACCACAGCTGTGAGCATCCACACCGCAACGGACAGCATTTTATTCTGCGAAAAGCCCTCTCTGCTGATGACATCGGTTTCTCCCGCCGAGCCTGTGATTTGAGGCGATGAATCGCTCTCGAGAGCGGCAAAGCCATCAGCCTGGTATGTGTAGCGCGAGAATATAAtcatgacgatgccgccgagCGAAATGGCCAGAGCGAAGAGATCATGGAGGAGCGCACGGGCGGGCGAGAGTGGGTTGAAGCCCAGGGCACGATCGAGCTTGGCGACGACGATCCACGAGTCattgaggatggcgatggcggacTGCAGCGTTGGGAGCAAGGGTTAGGTTAGGTCAGCCGATGGCGATGTCGATGACAATTGAATTGAATGATTTAAAGAACAACTCACCCCCACGAGGCCAGCGGCGATGGCACCGCCCTTGTCTGCCCattggttgatgatgaatgccAGAATCACCAACGTCGTGACGCTCGTCATCCAGCCCACCGCGCGGGCAACCATCTGAACGATGCCATAGGCGCTTGGACAGTAGCCTCTTGTCATTTGGGGCCGTGGGAAAGCGGAGATGTTGAATGGTTGGTGGAGgtaaaaatagaagaaaggaagagagcaCAACAGCGGGCCAGTCTCCAGATGCTCACGATGGTTTCATGAATGGAGTCGACATGGGTGGGAGGAAATAGATGATTCAGAAGacgctgaagatgaagataaagatggagatgaagatgaagaggcaaGGCTGATGCGATGTGTCTTGGCACTCGTGGAAGGATGCCGTAGATGAGGAGAGGAGAACAGAGGAGAGTTGAAGGGCAGAGCTGAAAATAGACGAACAGGCCAGGGCAGTGACTGGGCGTGACGGTGACAGTGACAGGACaggcaatcaatcaatcagcTGTCAATGGTTGGCGCTTTTGCTTCCCACGTGAGCTCCCCTCCCAATCTTTGCTTCCCACGTCTGTCTGCATGAAAGCACGAAATGCCGTATCGTATGCAGGATCGGATGACGGAAGTAATCAAGGGCTGGATGATGCAGGGGGTCTGTGCGTGATGGAGAGTGAATATTGCATGCGGCgggctcttctttttttcgtatTGATTTGTTGGAGGGAGAATCACCGAGATACGATACAGCTGTACTCAGAGAATGCGGAGGAGGGGTTAAGCtatgaggaggatgaaaatggcggagaggaaaaagaaacctGGAACATAAGTATGTAGGTAAACAACAAATCAAGTGGTGGCTGGCAGTGGTGGCTGGCAGCATTATGTTCAATGTTGTTTGGACCATCTGAGGATGACGGGCCAATGAATTGCCAGGCGGCTACACGGGCCGGGATTCGATGCGGCACATTTTGCTGCTTGATTTGATTCGTGTCTCTGCCCAGGTGGTCATTTTCAGCTTGAGCGGACTAGCAAATGATTGCCTTTACGCAAGCCGATACGATGCAGCCATTTCGTGTCTTGGATCCATGTCTGGCAGTTGATCATCTACAGGGATTGGAAGTGACAAGTAGAGTAGACAAGGCCGACAGACTCTGATGAATCTCACCCTCCAGAGTATTACATGGATGTACATGCTCGTGATGTTATTGCCTGTATTATGAGAGTCTAGAGTTGGCAGTTTCAATGAGCATCAAAGGTCTGGAATGGATGCCAATTCGACTTGATTCAAGCCGCTGAAACGCATTGACAGAGGCTGGGGGGGAGGAATAGCCGCTGCGCCTTGGGGCCTAGAATGCAGCCAAAAATCAATCCCTGCCATTGTGTTGGTGGAGGCGCGGGGACGCAAGGGAGGGAACATGAACTGAGCTTTTAAACGCACGGATGCCcgtgagatgatgatgcttaGCGGATGACGGCAGTGGCCATGTTCGTGTTGGTTCCCGAGTTCAATAATAGTATACTAATACGAGTTTGTACAAGCAGTGGTGGTTTAGTAGTACCGGCGATGAGGGCATCCTCACATGAGGCAGCACAAGCCGGGTTCGGCACGGcacaagagcaagatgaagatgaagatcgAAACAAACATTAACAATTGATGCTGCAGTACATACTGTACATTCAGCTTGCAGATGGCCATGGACTGGAGGCTTCTCGTACCCGCATTTAAGGCACCGGGCCGCCATTTAGTGCTGTGGATTTCTGGGCTGATGGCTTGTTGtgttgccgccgccacaTGAATTAGCATAGAGTCGCTCAGCGTACAGAGTTCAAAAGCAATGTATAGATCTGATACGGGACACTAGATTGGGTTCAATATCAAAAAGCCAAAGTTACTCATAAACATATAGAAACGAAATAGGCGCATGTATGCGATGACAAAATGGACTGTTCTTACACGCAGCATGGCGTTGGCAGTGAACATGCGTGTTGTATCGGGATGTCGCACAGAGGTGAACAGAGTCTGAACCCGATACATCTACCTTCCAATCATGCTCTTGTCAGCTCCGTAAATCACACATAGGTACATGCATATGGATATAGAATCTCTTTACCATTATGCGAGTTTCAAGTGCAAGCACCTAATTCTCAGGCGTGTCGTGATGTGCGcatgtgtacatgtacgttGTCCTGATGCACTGCAAAGCTTAAACCTCATCATGGGACTCGGTGAGGTATTTAAACAAACTATCTGCTCGCAACAAACTCGAATGGGCCCTACATGATGAGTATAATTACGCCAATCATCACAAACTCCATATACAAGATGTGCAAGGCCCATCACATCCTCACCTAGGAGAGGGGAATACGATGGCGTCGTCACAACAGGCACGGCTTGGAGATGTTCCTCCTATCTCCTTCATCAGGTTTCCATTTCAATGGGTTCACGAATCGAAAAGATTGCCCGCATCACTTCACTATTCGTTGCTTGTCACCAAACCCTTACTGAATCGTACGGACCACCAGCCGAAGCCCAAGACAATTACCCAACCCCGGGGCTGAAATCTTATACTTTATACGCCAATCCTTGTCTGCTCGCCCAGAGCAACGGTAGATACATTCACTCTGGCGGGGTGGATCTGGCAAACGGCCAAAAAGTGAAATACCAAGATTGAGGCAGCCGTTGAACCCACTCTCCAGCTGTCCAGGCGACCAAGTTTCGGATTCTTCCATCAAGTTTATTatgtttttattttctccATTTCACCAATACTCCTTGCACAGAGGAAGCAGAGATTTCATCATAACATCTCAGAAACTTTCACTACGCATCTTGCAGAGACGAACCAACAACACTTGACTCTATCTTGGACTTGAACCAAACCTTGATTCTATCTATCCTTTATCATCTAGGAATCGCGCCGattcttccctctttcaGCAACATTCACAACAAGTCTTAACCATCTGCAGAGAGTGCTTGATTCTTCGttaccatcatcatccagccacCGAAGATGGGCGATAAGATAGATGACACGGCGGACGACTATGTCGGCTATGCCAACGACCCCAAGGGCATTCCAACAATAAAATCTACCCTCAAGGATCCCATGATCCCCATCGAGCTGCCTGTCCGCGACAATGTGCACGAGGTTGTCATGAGGTATAGGAGCCGGACAATCCCATGCCGCACTGTCAAGCAGACGCTGGTCGATAGTCAAACCCGTGAGCCGCCATCATGAGCCCCCTTCCACTGAATTGACTTGGAATACTGACATTGAGGATAACCAGCCGTTGCAATTAATCTCTTGGCCCTCCTCTTTCTTAGCCACTTGATCATCCCCAAATCTCGAGTCTACACGAGGCCCTTCTTCGAGCTCTCCTACTACAACCCCGACACTGGACTGTATGCAAACGGCGGAAACGACCAGTATTTCATCGCATTTTTTGTCGTCCTCTTCACTGGTCTGCGCCATGCTATTATGAGCTTTGTCCTTTGCCCTCTGGCGCGACGTGgcggcatctccaagaagaaagacgTGGCTCGTTTTTCTGAACAGGCATGGAACATTATCCACTACTCCGTCTTTTGGCCACTTGGTCTTGTACGTCCCTCATTTCCCATCTTTGTATCTGCCTGTTATTGTTATAACCTGCTAACTGACATCGCTAGTACATCTGGTATACCTCTCCCTACTATCTCAACATGACCGAGCTCTGGACCGGCTGGCCCAGCCGCGAGATTAGCGGAACCATGAAGTTCTACTTTCTTACGCAGCTGGCATTTTGGCTTCAACAAATGCTCGTCGTCCACATTGAGAAGCAGCGCAAGGACTACTGGTTGACAATTGTTCATCACTTTGCCACCATTTGGCTGGTTACCGcctcgtactcgtaccatTTCACGCGTGTTGGCAACCTgactctcatcatcatggatgTTGTCGATCTCATCTTTCCAGTTACGTCTAGGcccctttccccctcctTTTACAGAGAAGAGACAGTGCTAACACCTTGTCTGCAGTTGGCCAAGTGCGCCAAATATCTAGGCTACAGAAAGCTCTGCGACTGCCtctttggcgtctttgtcGTCATCTGGCTCACAACTCGCCACGTATTCTTCCTCATGGTAATATACAGCGTTTACTACGACACCGGTAGCCTCGTGCCACACGATTGCTTTCAAGGATCCATGGCAAATCTTCAAGGCCCTCTGCCCCAGTCTACCACCGGATGGACTCTACTCGAGCCATTTCACTCGCCACAAGGCATGATTtgtgccaacagcagcatcttcttcggcttctttaCGTTCCTCATTGCTCTACAGGGCCTCATGGTGATTTGGTCCTACGCCATTCTCAAGGTCGCAGTGCGAGTCCTCAGCGGCAAGAACGCCGACGATATTCGTAGCGACGTCGGCGAGGACGAGATGACCGAGTTTGAGGGCAGAGACCCGGTGGAGTTTGAGAACTTCGATTACTGGGCCCGGGTTGTGTACGAGGCCAAATCAGAGCccaaggtgctgctggcagaaaaggaaaaaatgatgagaaaaggaaaggaaacgCAGGCGGACAAAGGCGGTCTAAATGGTTGGGAGTGCCACCATAGACGCACACACGCCATTTCGAGCGGTTTGTATCTGCATGGTCAGAATGAGCACAAGGAGCTTCTCAACCGGCTTGATGCCCAGCGTCGATGGACTACCTGAATGTATTCTTGGTTGTCTGTTTTTTACGGATGATTTGATGGAATAAGGGATTCTGGGAGTTTGGGTAAGCTTATTGGCATGGCTTGATTTACGCGGTTTTGATACCAGTGAGCCTGAACTGCGAAGCAGAAACGGCGTTTCATGTTGTTTGACACCAGATATTGAACTGGCGGATATGAACTTTTTCGTACGGCATGGCACGGTCCATGATGTTCTAGATGGATTTTAAGAGGGGCCATATAGGTTCTAGAGTACTGAGTGTTAGCACAATCATCGAGGTAGTTGTTTATGAGTGTACATGTGTCCTCGTCAAGATCATTTTCATCTTCTATAACCTACCTTATTATTCGAGACTACAAACCGGCGATAGCCACCACCCGCAACCCCGAGAGCCACACCGGTTCAACAGCTGCTAACACAGGAGCGAGCATAGTTTGTGGAGATAACATTGAATAATTTCCGAACGCATGCAGTCGCGGCAGTCGAAAGGATTCGTGCCTATTGATCCTTTGAGGGAGCCCGAGCCCGCGGAACCCGTGCAGCCGTGATTTAGGGGGGATTTTAGCCAGGAGCACCAAGATGCCCATCGCTAGCATCGTGATGGCCCTGAAAAAGGGCGATTTTAGCGTCTTGAACCCTGAAAAGCATTGGATCATTCCATGTTGATCCCACAGCAGCGGGTCTAGCTCAGCTACTAAGTTAGTAGAAGCATGTGATGGAAGCATTGATGGTTATGACACTCTAACGATAATATTGTAGGGCAGTAGATACTTGGAAGGGGATAGTTTTACAGGTATCTATAGTGGACTTACAATAAGCATTCTGGCTGTGATATGGAATGGATTGATGGCTTTTTCTTGATTGGATTTAAATCTTGCACCAAAATTCCCGGATCCAGGGCTGGCTGTCCAAAGACGTCATCGGGCGCTTCTCTGTCGGGCCGGGACTtcgctggagcagcagccggtACTTGATCAGAGCTGCCAGCCATTCCGGTATACCAATTTGGTACTTTGAGACGCGCGCCTCCCCACTAGAAGCTAGTGCCTATAACGGGCTCTAGCTGGCTCTAGCTGGCTCTAGCTGACCATAGCACGCCCGTTTCAGCCCATCCTAGCCTGAAAAGCTCCAAGTACCGTACAAGTCACTTTTCGGGCACACCACCCCGCGACCTTGTCCCTTTTAAGGCATGTGCTGCCACAAAACTTCCCtccacaacaccatcaccagactttctttttcctttttctccttcaaccttttttctctcctttaattttttttttgcttaCATCACCTCCGTTAGGCCCTTTCTCGCAGCAATGGCTCGGCTCGACGCCGCTCCGTTGCtcagctcctcctcaccaGCTCAGGCTGTTCGCCAACGCCAATCCCAGAACCTCAGCCAgaggcagcatcagcagcttTCCGGAGCTACCGAAACTTCCGCTGCCACGCCCAATGGCTCTTCCTCGCGCCTCTCGACGGACCGCAAGAAGCGACGAAAGGCCCGGTCTCTGCTGAGACGGTTTGCGCGCTTCTCCGTGCGAAACACTTGGGCCATTCCCCT harbors:
- a CDS encoding pyridine nucleotide-disulfide oxidoreductase domain-containing protein; translation: MPQSSDSIANPLLHPLLFLYQLLQWIINRALAPYPPRESDQLTRPKIAIIGAGLTGVSAAAHCVGHGFDVTIFEAGSRDRLGGIWSRVNDTSGLQIHSVMYRFHPSVKWEGGYPNRKQIVDQIEQVWKNYNLDKKTKFGVKVKGLKQDDQGRWLVNNDPSLGHFDGLIAAIGTCGDAKMPHIPGMEKFKGEIYHSSDLTGKDAKDKHIAIIGGGASAVEALEFAFAAGASKVSILSRSDKWIIPRNMIVDTLLSLNIFGQETLFSFIPEFLLRKFFYRDLEDLAPTHDKGIFMGTPMVNSDVMDKLRQGKAEWVRGDILGFTSRGVTVNRRSRGVPKDGPGHEELIKADMVVMATGFKRPSLAILPDECFEEPYGPPNWYLQTFPPAHPSISAINSTFVEAIGTVGNWHIGIYTRILLMFLLDPLTRPSRWWMERWIDMTRTLKKFSPTGAFDFFTYLELVWWFVFCVAFNPFRWKWALFVFTGLGIGIPDAIIQQERKFMNGEGYKNRDEGVSF
- a CDS encoding TLC domain-containing protein translates to MGDKIDDTADDYVGYANDPKGIPTIKSTLKDPMIPIELPVRDNVHEVVMRYRSRTIPCRTVKQTLVDSQTPVAINLLALLFLSHLIIPKSRVYTRPFFELSYYNPDTGLYANGGNDQYFIAFFVVLFTGLRHAIMSFVLCPLARRGGISKKKDVARFSEQAWNIIHYSVFWPLGLYIWYTSPYYLNMTELWTGWPSREISGTMKFYFLTQLAFWLQQMLVVHIEKQRKDYWLTIVHHFATIWLVTASYSYHFTRVGNLTLIIMDVVDLIFPLAKCAKYLGYRKLCDCLFGVFVVIWLTTRHVFFLMSTTGWTLLEPFHSPQGMICANSSIFFGFFTFLIALQGLMVIWSYAILKVAVRVLSGKNADDIRSDVGEDEMTEFEGRDPVEFENFDYWARVVYEAKSEPKVLLAEKEKMMRKGKETQADKGGLNGWECHHRRTHAISSGLYLHGQNEHKELLNRLDAQRRWTT